The genomic window TTTTGataaggtataaaaaaaaaaataaaaagtgaaatGTTTTCAGTGATTTGCACTGAATGCTCCCAGGAAGGTGGAGCTTTGCAAATTTAcagtagcacatttaaaaaacaggTGCTGGTTTGATGAGTTttgactccccccccccccacataaaATGACCCTCTTGAGAAGCTCCCGTCATGTCTTTGGCTCAAAAATAACCTAGACTACAACAAATATGTGCAGCCTCCTAGCAAAGAGGTGGCAACACGTCTCCTGGAGGAACTACCAAACCCAGAAATCCAGACTGAAGAAGAAAAGGTGTCCGCGCAAATGTCATTAATGTACATTCAAGGAGAAGAGCTCACATTAACTGCCTTAGAAGGAGAAGTACCATCAGTTGGTGCATTTTAACAACGAGCAAAAATACAATATAAGTCgatgaaaaggttgaaaaaacactGAAGTGGATTAAAATGAGACAAGAAAAATCAAAATAAAGTGCTTCTACGAATACAAACATCCTCTGTCTGAGATACTAATGAAAATCACATCAAAAGATAAAATAACACAAATGTTATTATTACACTGTGCTAGGAAGACAATaaagcagggatattcaactggATTTTTGCGGGGGCACACAtgtccagaaagctaaggaccggggtgccagacttctcccttcactagtAATGATGTATTAGTTTTCATTTTCTGGAGAACCACTGTCctctaaaaaatacatttttggggggtcTGTTTATTTTGTCATTTACAAGAGTTTTAAGGACcgactgctagtcaaagatcatctctatgacacatcactctagtgtttttaagagtagtgctgcaaaaatgtgagtctctaaACCAAATTCCATTGGCCACCATAGAATAGCCCAAATGATTAAAAAAAGaggggacctaaaatggaaccttgaggaacaccactaatcTAACTAAAGAAATTGAACActtgactactgactgcatctgaagtaaacaagctacagcaacaccttagttacgaAAAACCAAATCGCCAAAAAGTAGAGGCCTCAAAGGGGTGCCTTGCGGaatgcctcagttatgtaaatcacaagtttggaccccagtgttctatgtttgctcgcaaggttaaaatgtcaatgcatggATCTGTCCCCAAGTTCCTCTACGCAACAagagcactctagtgtttttaggaatttgctgcaaaatttTTTGGGCTCCCAAGGCTTTAACTTAACTCGCAGGCAGCCAGTTGAACAGCCAAATGATAAAACAAAGAAGGGATCTAaattggaaccttgaggaacaccactaatcTAACTAaggaagttgaacaaatgactactgactgcatctgatgTGAAGAAGCTACAGTATCAACTCAGTCACATAAATCACGTCACGAAAAACCAAATCGCCAAAAAGTAGAGGCCCAAAAAGGGTgctttgaggaacgcctcaggtatgtaaatcacaagtgttctatgtttgctagcaaggttaaaatgtcaatgcataGCTCTGCCAATGTGTTCACAgcggtccaagttcctctatacaacaggagcactctagtgtttttaggaatttgctgcaaacatGTTTGTCTCCCAGGTTTTGAACTAAACTCGCAGGCACTcagccagttgaatagcccaaatgatgaaaaagagaggacctaaaatggaaccttgaggaacaccactaaaaTAGGCAAAGAAGTTCCAACAAATGACTCCCGACGGCATCTAAAGTAGGGGAACACTCgagttacataaatcacaataTGAAAATAATTGTACCTGccaaaaaaggagaggacttaaagaggtgccttgaggaacgcctcagttatgcaACTCATAAGTTTGGACCCGGGTGCCccatgtttgctagcaaggttaacaTTTCAATGcgaggatctgccaatgtgtttacgaTGGTCCAAGTTCCTCGATTCTTGCGTTTTTAAGAATTTGTCTCCCGCGGTTTGAACTGAACTCGTGGGCTGGTATGGTCTCATTTCAGGGGCCGCCGGTATTTAAGTATTTACATACCAACACAGCAACATTTAAGTCACTGGCATCTGATCTAAAGATAAAGAAAGTGTTACCAGTACAAAATAGTCCCAGTAACCGTCTGACTTCCTGTTGAGAGAGGAAGCAGTGGGCAACATCAGTGCTCAGTCAAAAACTAGTCTCTAGTGCACGGTCTGTACAGTCGGGCAAAAGGACTCCTACAGAGCGCTGAGAGCACCCAGCAGGAGCAAAGTGAAGAGTCGCAAAGGTTCGCCATGAGGGTGCAAGGTGGAGGTGGAAGAACCTCTGGGGTAGATCCTCCACCTGTCCCTGTGCGGGTGAAGACTCTCCATGTCCTTCTGGGCACTGTACGCCGCCACTGTGAAGTTAGCGTCCCCCGTGGTGAGGAGATCGAACACGCAGGAGTGGAAGTAAATGTCCTGCACCTCCAGCTGCTCCCGACAGCGATCCTTAGCGGCGTCCGTGGTGAAGATTTGCCTGCCCCCGTGGGAGGACAACTGGATCTGGGTGGAGTATCTCGGCCCGTGCGGACGCTGGAGCTGCAGGCCGACAGAGGGTGGGGACAGGGGCAAGTAGCCGCCCTGGTCGATGCGCTCTCCTCTGGGGCAGCCGTTCAGACACAGCTGCAGGTCCTGCGTGTCGTCGTAGGCGTGAGCCATCTCCTCCGGGATCCGCACCGCCAGGGTCAGATAGCGGCCCAGCTGTCGGACGATCACCGTGACGCCGATGTACCCGGCGTGCAGCTCCACGTGGTGGCCCGGGCTGCGCTCTGAGATCCACAGGGCCCTCACTTTCCCGATGGCGCCGTCGGCCCCCGCGGACATGTGGATGGGGTCGCCGCTGCTCACTGTGCCGTCATCGAAGGCGGCGGGAATGTTGTCTGTTACGGCCTGGTAGACCCTCTGCTCTGTGCAGCCCTCGTACGGCTTGAAAATCACGGTGATCTATAGGTAAGGAAGAGACCATGTCAAAATATGACTGAATAAGAAATCTTATTTTATGATGAGACCCTGAACTAACCATATGAACTAAACACACCTTTTATTCTATCACTGAAGGTTCGTTCCCTCAGATCACCTTCAATCTTAATCATTTATCGCAACAAGACGTTTTAGATACTTCTGTACTTCCAACCATGCAGgctcttttcttttttattattttcttaatacattttttatatattttatttagcattttttaATAGGTCCTTTTCTGAGATCCAGTGCACATATGCTCGGAATAGTTTAGAgcggaaaaaatatattttttatctcttctttttttaatatGTCCTGCATGCTTTCTATGATGTGCTCCAAGACAAACCTTTAACCTGTCATTGGAATGCTACGGaggccctaaagcaggggtcgggaacctttttggctgagagagccatgaaagccaaatattttaaagtgtattacagtgagagccatataatatcttttaacactgaatacaactaaatgcgtgcttttttttaagaaagaccaacgttttatagtataataagtcttattttgttttataacctctttattctgaagctaaccaataataaataaaatacttcttactattgatgcgacttcttgaacaggtgcggtagaaaacgaatggatggattaaaatgcatgagttatttttaacactgattaccagcggaattatttattactaatcgtgttaggcaggcctgggcaatcattttaactcgggggccaaatttagagaaacaaatgtgtctgggggccggtatatctgatttttaggaacactaatacaaaaactcacaataatgtctcattgaatgctaaaaaagttatgagagactctcttaaaaaacagaatggaattttaaatttttttcaccgaacg from Nerophis ophidion isolate RoL-2023_Sa linkage group LG07, RoL_Noph_v1.0, whole genome shotgun sequence includes these protein-coding regions:
- the rgmb gene encoding RGM domain family member B codes for the protein MGRAGCCSSGAERLASPSLARCFRPLLVLIIALTSAGRIGQCQVITPQCRIQKCTTDFVSLTSHLTPAVDDFHVEFCKALRAYSACTQRTAKSCRGNLVFHSAVLGISDLMSQRNCSRDGPTSSTHPEVHHEPCNYYSRTQHAHTHAHAHSHGHNTSRAGFLFCGLFGDPHLRTFKDSFQTCKVEGAWPLIDNTYLSVQVTNVPVVTGSSATATNKITVIFKPYEGCTEQRVYQAVTDNIPAAFDDGTVSSGDPIHMSAGADGAIGKVRALWISERSPGHHVELHAGYIGVTVIVRQLGRYLTLAVRIPEEMAHAYDDTQDLQLCLNGCPRGERIDQGGYLPLSPPSVGLQLQRPHGPRYSTQIQLSSHGGRQIFTTDAAKDRCREQLEVQDIYFHSCVFDLLTTGDANFTVAAYSAQKDMESLHPHRDRWRIYPRGSSTSTLHPHGEPLRLFTLLLLGALSAL